In Mytilus edulis chromosome 4, xbMytEdul2.2, whole genome shotgun sequence, the following proteins share a genomic window:
- the LOC139518589 gene encoding uncharacterized protein — protein MNMLSVIIGLAAVVTLCSARVYQSDTIPSTRRSLGLRGSRLNGDWNNEHLNSGLNDGQLSGRWNDGQLTGRWNDGQLTGRLNNGHLNGRLNDGHLNGILNDGHLTGRLNDGQLTGRLNDGQLTGRWNDGQLTGRLNKGHQNGALDTGKRQYRSRRSAVHRPRNSYRGNRGSIRNNFNSGRFNRLGGNSGWRSNLRYNSQW, from the exons ATGAATATGTTATCAGTAATCATTGGACTTGCTGCTGTTGTAACTTTATGCTCAGCTCGTGTATATCAAAGCGACACCATTCCGTCAACTCGGAGATCATTAGGATTGAGGGGATCTAGACTTAACGGAGATTGGAATAATGAACATCTTAACAGTGGATTGAATGATGGACAATTGAGCGGAAGATGGAATGACGGACAATTGACCGGAAGATGGAATGACGGACAATTGACAGGAAGATTGAATAACGGACATTTGAACGGCAGATTGAATGACGGACATTTGAACGGAATATTGAATGACGGACATTTGACCGGAAGATTGAATGACGGACAATTGACCGGAAGATTGAATGACGGACAATTGACCGGAAGATGGAATGATGGACAATTGACCGGAAGATTGAATAAGGGACATCAGAATGGAGCTTTAGATACTGGAAAAAGAC aatACAGATCTAGAAGATCAGCTGTTCACAGGCCACGTAATTCATACAGAGGAAACAGAGGAAGTATCCGTAATAATTTTAACAGTGGACGATTTAATAGATTGGGTGGCAATTCAGGATGGAGATCAAACTTAAGATATAATTCACAATGGT aa